In Desulfosporosinus sp. Sb-LF, the following are encoded in one genomic region:
- the sleB gene encoding spore cortex-lytic enzyme, which produces MKVRVRPWGVVLIIGLILSIALSGIAYAALGDRLLGRGSKGPEVKELQTKLTQLGYGVGTADGKFGSKTEAAIRKFQKDHGLRVDGLAGTQTIKEIKRLTGQSTNASGKAVGNKNIDTNLLARAVNAEARGEPYLGQVAVAAVILNRISDPAFPKTIADIIYQPQAFSSVNDGQINLTPSATAIRAAQEAASGVDPSKGAVFFFNPAKTKNKYIWSRPQIIQIGNHIFTK; this is translated from the coding sequence ATGAAAGTACGCGTTAGACCCTGGGGGGTTGTCTTGATTATCGGTTTAATTCTCAGCATTGCCCTATCTGGCATTGCCTATGCCGCTTTGGGGGATCGGCTGCTTGGGAGAGGGAGCAAAGGTCCAGAAGTCAAAGAACTACAAACTAAATTGACACAGCTAGGATATGGGGTCGGAACGGCAGATGGAAAGTTTGGGTCGAAAACAGAGGCTGCAATTCGGAAGTTTCAAAAGGACCACGGGCTGCGGGTTGATGGTTTGGCCGGAACGCAAACAATCAAAGAAATAAAACGTTTGACTGGACAAAGCACGAATGCGTCAGGAAAGGCTGTTGGTAATAAAAACATTGATACCAACCTCTTAGCCCGCGCGGTGAATGCAGAGGCGCGAGGGGAACCCTACTTGGGCCAAGTCGCAGTTGCTGCTGTAATTCTGAATCGAATTTCGGATCCGGCGTTTCCTAAAACGATTGCCGATATCATCTATCAGCCTCAGGCGTTTTCAAGTGTAAATGACGGACAAATCAATTTAACCCCTTCGGCAACTGCCATACGTGCTGCCCAAGAGGCTGCAAGCGGAGTAGACCCCTCTAAGGGAGCTGTCTTCTTTTTTAATCCAGCCAAGACAAAAAATAAATACATTTGGTCTCGACCACAAATTATTCAGATTGGGAATCATATCTTTACGAAGTAG
- the phoU gene encoding phosphate signaling complex protein PhoU → MPTRQGFDNDLEELRMNILDLGNMVEQRIGQAVRSMISQDLELANTVVVGDLAVNELQAIIEEKCILLIATQQPFARDLRKLVAGFKISIYLERMGDLSVDLAKLTIRIGQEELIKPLVDIPRMSALVQEMINKGLKAYIQEDCEAAALMALMDDQIDGIYANVFGELRAIMMEDPQKVTQANYLLFACRFLERLGDYCTNISEEIVYLCRGKRVDLNE, encoded by the coding sequence ATGCCGACTCGCCAAGGATTTGATAATGACCTTGAGGAACTGCGCATGAATATTTTGGACCTGGGGAACATGGTAGAACAACGCATCGGTCAGGCTGTTAGGTCTATGATTAGCCAGGATTTAGAATTAGCTAATACCGTTGTAGTGGGGGACTTAGCCGTCAATGAACTTCAGGCAATCATTGAGGAAAAATGCATTCTTTTAATCGCCACTCAGCAGCCTTTTGCCCGTGATTTACGCAAACTTGTAGCTGGCTTTAAAATTTCCATCTACTTAGAAAGAATGGGTGATTTGTCCGTTGATCTAGCAAAGCTGACGATTAGGATAGGTCAAGAAGAATTAATAAAACCTCTTGTTGACATTCCACGTATGTCGGCTTTGGTACAAGAAATGATCAATAAGGGCCTCAAAGCATATATTCAAGAAGATTGTGAGGCCGCCGCTCTAATGGCTTTGATGGATGATCAAATTGACGGAATTTATGCCAATGTCTTTGGAGAATTGCGGGCCATAATGATGGAAGATCCACAGAAGGTAACACAAGCGAATTATCTGCTCTTTGCCTGTCGATTCCTCGAGCGCCTAGGGGATTACTGTACAAATATTTCTGAAGAAATAGTATATTTATGCCGTGGGAAGAGAGTAGATTTAAACGAATAG
- the pstB gene encoding phosphate ABC transporter ATP-binding protein PstB codes for MDKIVVSNLNLFYGEQQALKNINITVTEKSVTALIGPSGCGKSTFLRALNRMQDLIPSVKIEGQVRIDGEDIFAADTDVVLLRKRVGMVFQNPNPFPKSVFENVAYGPRIHGETDKKRLNELVETSLRGAALWNEVKDRLHKSALGLSGGQQQRLCIARLLAVEPEILLMDEPTSALDPISTMKIEELIADLKDKYTIIIVTHNMYQASRISDRTAFFLSGELIEDDVTSTLFTRPAMKKTEDYITGRFG; via the coding sequence ATGGACAAGATCGTGGTCAGTAACCTAAACCTTTTTTATGGTGAACAGCAGGCCTTGAAAAATATAAACATTACAGTGACGGAAAAGAGCGTGACAGCCCTAATTGGTCCTTCAGGTTGCGGCAAGTCTACCTTTTTGCGAGCGCTCAATCGGATGCAAGATTTGATACCCAGCGTGAAGATCGAAGGCCAGGTTAGAATTGATGGAGAGGATATCTTTGCTGCTGACACCGATGTAGTGTTATTGAGGAAGAGGGTTGGCATGGTTTTCCAGAATCCCAATCCCTTTCCAAAATCTGTGTTTGAAAATGTGGCATACGGTCCTCGTATCCACGGAGAGACGGACAAGAAACGTCTAAACGAGCTAGTCGAAACGAGTCTCCGGGGTGCAGCTTTATGGAACGAAGTCAAGGACCGCTTACACAAATCAGCGTTGGGACTGTCAGGTGGTCAGCAACAGCGACTCTGCATAGCTCGCTTGCTAGCAGTGGAACCTGAAATTTTGTTAATGGATGAACCGACATCGGCCCTCGATCCCATTTCAACCATGAAAATTGAAGAGCTGATTGCTGATTTGAAAGACAAATACACAATAATTATTGTTACGCATAATATGTATCAAGCGTCACGAATATCAGATCGAACTGCGTTTTTCTTAAGTGGTGAACTAATTGAAGACGATGTAACAAGTACTCTCTTTACCCGACCAGCTATGAAAAAAACAGAGGATTATATAACCGGTCGATTCGGTTGA
- the pstA gene encoding phosphate ABC transporter permease PstA — protein sequence MKARQSDRFASMMFWLVSIAIVALLVAFLGLILGRGLPYLNPEFFNGSDGVRGQLFNSFYILALSLIFSLPVGLGAGIYLAEYAPQNKLTDLIRLSTESLATVPSIVFGLFGMIIFVNKLGVGFTILGGSATLALLNLPILVRVTEESLRTVPRSYREASLALGATMWQTLRKVILPTALPGLITGVTLVAGRALGETAILIFTAGMNVSRKLFDVNPLAAGETLAVHLFAAKSNPLPGTNADQIADGTAALLIIMVIVFNLCLTLPSRWLQHRLLGKDKK from the coding sequence TTGAAAGCTCGCCAATCGGACCGTTTTGCAAGTATGATGTTTTGGCTGGTGTCCATAGCCATTGTCGCTTTATTGGTCGCCTTTTTAGGTTTAATTTTAGGACGGGGCCTTCCTTACCTGAACCCTGAATTTTTTAATGGTTCGGACGGTGTAAGAGGGCAATTATTTAATTCCTTCTACATTTTAGCTCTTTCGTTGATTTTTTCTCTGCCCGTGGGGTTAGGTGCTGGAATCTACTTGGCAGAATACGCCCCACAAAACAAGTTAACAGACCTAATTCGTTTGAGTACAGAAAGTCTCGCCACGGTTCCTTCCATCGTCTTCGGTCTCTTTGGTATGATTATTTTTGTGAATAAACTGGGTGTGGGATTCACGATCCTAGGAGGATCTGCTACTCTGGCATTGCTAAATCTACCCATCTTAGTGCGTGTAACCGAAGAATCTCTACGGACAGTTCCTAGAAGTTATCGGGAAGCAAGCCTGGCATTAGGGGCTACAATGTGGCAGACTTTGCGTAAAGTCATTTTACCCACGGCTTTACCTGGGCTGATTACTGGAGTAACCCTTGTCGCTGGCAGAGCTTTAGGGGAGACTGCTATTTTAATCTTCACTGCTGGAATGAATGTTTCACGCAAACTATTTGACGTTAATCCATTAGCGGCAGGAGAAACGCTAGCTGTACATCTGTTTGCCGCCAAATCAAATCCATTACCAGGGACAAATGCTGATCAAATTGCAGATGGAACAGCAGCGCTGCTCATTATTATGGTCATAGTCTTTAATCTTTGTTTGACACTTCCCAGTCGCTGGCTTCAACATCGCCTTTTGGGAAAAGACAAGAAGTAA
- the pstC gene encoding phosphate ABC transporter permease subunit PstC: MPHRKSWVYFNDRLSRYLFISSAVLVSLIILCIIWFVGMQGLSTFRQASAIEFFTSSKWSPDSGQFGALTFIASSLGTTLIAILLGGPIGLAGAVFLAEIAPPWVRAFMRPATDLFAGIPSVVYGYVGITVIVGLTRKLTNSPTGYGVLAGGIVLAIMILPTVISLSEDALRSLPKTYKEASLALGATRWQTIRRVLVPAASPGILTALILAMARAIGETMAVQMVIGNSPRFPSSLVSPTSTLTSNIVMEMGNTPFGSTWNNALFMMSLILLIIALVLIILVRTAVRKGAAR, from the coding sequence TTGCCTCACCGTAAGTCCTGGGTGTATTTCAATGATCGCTTGTCGCGTTATCTATTCATTAGTAGCGCAGTTTTGGTCTCGTTAATCATCTTATGCATTATTTGGTTCGTGGGAATGCAGGGTCTCTCCACGTTTCGACAAGCTAGCGCGATTGAGTTTTTTACGAGTAGTAAATGGAGCCCTGACAGTGGTCAGTTTGGAGCCCTCACGTTTATAGCCAGTTCGCTTGGAACGACGTTGATCGCGATACTACTCGGAGGACCAATTGGACTGGCTGGGGCAGTATTTTTAGCCGAGATTGCCCCGCCATGGGTACGCGCTTTTATGCGTCCAGCTACAGATCTTTTTGCAGGAATCCCATCGGTTGTTTACGGATATGTTGGCATTACAGTTATTGTTGGACTGACAAGGAAACTGACCAACTCACCAACAGGTTATGGAGTTTTGGCTGGGGGTATTGTATTAGCAATCATGATTTTGCCAACGGTCATAAGCCTTTCCGAAGATGCTTTACGCTCTTTACCGAAGACTTATAAAGAAGCGTCTCTCGCCTTAGGGGCAACTCGTTGGCAAACTATTAGGAGGGTTCTTGTGCCAGCCGCTTCACCAGGGATTTTAACCGCTCTAATATTAGCGATGGCTAGGGCCATTGGTGAGACTATGGCGGTACAGATGGTCATTGGTAATTCGCCGCGCTTTCCAAGTTCCTTAGTCAGTCCGACTTCGACATTGACTAGTAACATTGTTATGGAAATGGGTAATACTCCGTTTGGCTCAACCTGGAATAACGCTTTATTTATGATGTCTTTGATTCTTTTGATCATTGCCCTCGTTCTGATTATTCTTGTTCGTACAGCCGTGCGAAAGGGGGCGGCACGTTGA
- a CDS encoding phosphate ABC transporter substrate-binding protein: MFKAKSKIALVSTTLIALLALVGCGQTAAPTPTTPNATTTVDKKTISAAGSTALQPLVKLAADDFMGKNAGVQVNLSGGGSMTGLNNVASGAVDIGNSDVVVTPELKDKGLIDHEVAVAPFLIIVNKDVTVDNLTKAQLSDIFTGKITNWKDVGGKDAKISIIGRAKSSGTRATIVKIILDGKEFTDTAAAQDSTGNLLTGVAQTPGAIGYIDAAYLKDTVKAIKYNGVAYSADTVASGQYPIYAIEHMYTKGEATGTVKAFLDYIVSPEFQSKSVEKSGFIAISKIKK, translated from the coding sequence TTGTTTAAAGCGAAATCAAAAATTGCTCTTGTTAGCACGACCTTAATTGCTCTACTGGCTCTGGTGGGATGTGGCCAAACTGCTGCACCAACTCCAACGACTCCAAACGCCACGACAACCGTTGACAAGAAAACTATTTCAGCTGCAGGTTCGACAGCCCTCCAACCATTAGTTAAATTAGCTGCCGATGATTTCATGGGCAAAAACGCTGGGGTACAAGTAAACTTAAGCGGCGGTGGCTCGATGACCGGTCTGAACAATGTGGCCAGCGGCGCTGTGGATATTGGCAATTCCGACGTAGTTGTCACACCGGAACTAAAAGATAAAGGTTTGATCGATCACGAAGTTGCGGTGGCTCCTTTCCTAATCATTGTTAACAAAGATGTGACTGTTGATAACTTAACTAAAGCTCAATTATCGGATATCTTCACCGGAAAGATTACCAATTGGAAAGATGTTGGGGGAAAAGATGCTAAGATATCGATCATCGGACGAGCAAAATCTTCTGGTACTCGTGCGACAATAGTTAAAATCATATTGGATGGTAAAGAGTTCACTGATACGGCCGCTGCCCAGGATTCCACGGGTAATTTACTCACAGGTGTTGCTCAAACCCCGGGTGCAATTGGCTATATCGACGCAGCATATCTTAAAGACACAGTCAAAGCCATAAAGTACAATGGGGTAGCGTACAGTGCAGATACTGTGGCTAGCGGACAGTACCCAATCTATGCCATTGAACATATGTATACCAAAGGGGAAGCAACAGGTACGGTAAAAGCCTTCTTAGACTATATAGTAAGCCCAGAATTCCAAAGTAAAAGTGTTGAGAAAAGTGGGTTTATAGCGATCAGTAAGATCAAGAAATAA
- a CDS encoding response regulator transcription factor, whose protein sequence is MAKILLVEDEVQIQELVRFNLENEGFEVIIASDGEQGVYLAIREKPDLIILDLTLPILDGHDVCKILRAQRDTAIIPIIILSARNDVADKVIGLELGADDYMTKPFSSRELSSRIKARLREEQRKTDTPNVPLRWENLEIVQESYMATLSDYPLTLTVKEFDLLVLFVANPYQVFSREYLIQKLWGNLSSTSTRALDVHISHLRNKLKTLGPVFESVRGVGYVFTRRK, encoded by the coding sequence GTGGCCAAAATTTTACTCGTGGAAGACGAGGTTCAAATTCAAGAACTGGTTCGATTTAACTTAGAAAATGAAGGATTTGAGGTTATTATTGCCTCAGACGGCGAGCAGGGGGTATATCTGGCTATCCGAGAAAAACCAGATCTCATAATCCTAGATCTGACGCTACCAATACTCGATGGGCATGATGTGTGTAAAATACTGCGGGCCCAAAGAGATACCGCTATTATCCCTATCATAATTTTGAGTGCCCGCAACGATGTAGCGGATAAAGTAATCGGACTTGAACTTGGAGCAGATGACTACATGACTAAGCCTTTTAGCTCTAGAGAATTATCTTCAAGAATTAAGGCAAGACTAAGGGAAGAGCAACGGAAAACTGACACACCGAACGTTCCTTTGAGGTGGGAAAATTTAGAGATAGTGCAAGAAAGTTACATGGCTACTCTATCTGATTACCCTTTAACCCTAACGGTGAAAGAATTCGATCTTTTGGTGCTCTTCGTGGCCAATCCTTACCAGGTTTTCAGTCGAGAATATCTAATACAGAAGCTTTGGGGCAACCTTTCTAGCACGAGCACTAGAGCGCTTGATGTCCATATTAGTCATTTGAGGAATAAGCTAAAGACTCTAGGACCCGTGTTTGAGTCGGTTAGGGGAGTGGGATATGTTTTTACTCGTCGGAAATAA
- a CDS encoding glycosyltransferase — translation MKQLRVLVFSAAFGNGHMRAAEAVIEGIRIKEPLAEIIHLDFGDFLNKRFNIMAKKFYIDMIKHTPKLWGKFYYKTAKIQPKSMIQRFLNQLGRSNFLKYIQAFEPDLIVCTYPTVSSILAQLRLEQILHVPVITVITDYAVHSHWVHSGVDRYMVACEDVKGSLESWGINSRDILVTGIPVSPKFEGPIDRQYIISKLGLKSELPTFLVMGGYGGLERTKRICQKLADSLVPVQSIIVCGKSEKLYNSLQDVIEQSRNPMVRLGYVYNVEELMSVSDLIITKAGGLTVTEALTQHLPLVIYKPIPGQEEENAHYVQRIGAGHVAGTEEELGWLLNRFLSNPKEIKRMREKAAVALPGHSTERAVEDMLQVVKDIKMGQKTG, via the coding sequence TTGAAACAGTTAAGAGTTCTAGTATTTTCTGCAGCGTTTGGAAATGGACATATGCGGGCGGCAGAAGCTGTTATCGAAGGAATACGTATAAAGGAACCTCTTGCTGAAATTATTCATCTAGATTTTGGTGACTTTTTGAATAAGCGGTTCAATATCATGGCGAAAAAATTTTATATTGATATGATTAAACATACCCCAAAACTCTGGGGAAAGTTTTATTATAAAACAGCTAAGATACAACCTAAATCTATGATCCAACGTTTTCTGAACCAATTGGGACGAAGCAATTTTCTTAAATATATTCAGGCATTTGAACCTGATCTCATTGTATGTACTTATCCCACCGTTTCTTCAATTCTAGCCCAGCTGAGACTTGAACAAATTCTTCACGTTCCGGTGATCACCGTAATTACAGATTATGCGGTTCACAGTCACTGGGTTCATTCGGGTGTTGATCGATACATGGTGGCATGTGAGGATGTCAAGGGAAGTTTAGAGTCCTGGGGAATCAATTCTCGAGATATTCTTGTGACGGGAATCCCGGTCAGCCCAAAATTCGAAGGGCCAATCGATCGTCAATATATTATTTCTAAGTTAGGTCTAAAGTCAGAATTACCCACCTTTCTAGTGATGGGAGGATACGGGGGTTTGGAAAGAACGAAAAGAATCTGCCAAAAACTCGCAGATTCTCTGGTACCGGTTCAATCTATTATTGTTTGTGGAAAAAGTGAAAAACTGTACAACTCCCTGCAAGACGTGATCGAACAGTCTCGTAACCCCATGGTACGGTTAGGGTACGTTTATAACGTGGAGGAATTAATGTCGGTTTCCGATCTGATAATTACTAAGGCCGGGGGTTTAACGGTTACAGAGGCGTTAACTCAGCACTTGCCACTTGTTATCTACAAGCCAATCCCTGGTCAGGAAGAAGAAAATGCACATTATGTGCAACGTATAGGTGCAGGACACGTTGCAGGCACAGAAGAGGAATTGGGATGGCTCTTAAATCGTTTCTTGAGTAATCCTAAGGAAATCAAGAGAATGCGAGAAAAAGCGGCCGTTGCCTTACCAGGTCACTCAACAGAGCGAGCTGTGGAGGATATGCTCCAAGTGGTGAAGGATATAAAAATGGGGCAGAAAACTGGATAA
- a CDS encoding phospholipase — protein MYEKIIGQTLGKMTKLLLAPVGPLQYFLDSPGLTHVHCLDLAYEVLEHDGKEDIATFFKVHHFMLTKGLLWADRGWKNVNHFYRNPDKQGILQWPGAMAECQYYFNKASIFLPRNVSKGMFFLGAALHLVQDMCVPHHSLGIVFDGHKEFEAWATRNWNEFSVTRGLYMPFSHSAQWIEYNASVSGPLYPLVSQERGCSEESFTEASEVLIPLTIASSAGFLNFTFERLQDLSLRLA, from the coding sequence ATGTATGAGAAGATTATTGGTCAGACACTAGGAAAGATGACAAAGTTGCTTCTTGCTCCGGTTGGGCCCTTGCAATATTTTCTAGATTCCCCAGGGCTAACTCATGTTCATTGTCTTGATCTAGCATACGAAGTTTTGGAGCACGATGGAAAAGAAGATATAGCCACTTTTTTCAAAGTTCATCACTTTATGCTGACAAAAGGATTACTTTGGGCAGACCGAGGGTGGAAGAATGTCAATCATTTTTACCGCAATCCCGACAAGCAAGGAATCCTTCAGTGGCCGGGAGCGATGGCTGAGTGTCAGTACTATTTCAATAAGGCTTCCATTTTTCTCCCGAGAAATGTCTCAAAGGGCATGTTCTTTTTAGGAGCGGCGCTTCACCTTGTCCAAGACATGTGTGTACCACACCATTCCTTGGGGATTGTTTTTGACGGACACAAAGAGTTTGAAGCATGGGCAACTCGAAACTGGAATGAGTTTTCAGTAACAAGGGGGCTGTATATGCCGTTTTCTCACTCTGCTCAATGGATAGAGTATAATGCGAGCGTTTCTGGGCCTCTCTATCCCCTGGTATCACAGGAGAGAGGGTGTTCTGAAGAAAGCTTTACAGAGGCGTCAGAAGTGTTGATTCCTCTGACAATTGCTAGTTCTGCGGGTTTTTTGAATTTTACCTTTGAGCGATTACAGGATTTATCGTTACGGCTGGCGTAG
- a CDS encoding EAL domain-containing protein, with amino-acid sequence MFKSVDISQQKLYRLLRDEKPIWVLYLDIVKFHEVEFRYGYKICRQILDELEREITQTIKQQRNIYLFSHFESRGGDDFVVYFVPGKKIYSDITEVIEQWVLPLEERFNHRIRKLVNEKISLRSGRSADYLLYAAVKEAFLLNKSEPDPYFFARREEITHLIEEPDTYLKAAFQPIIETRSGEVFGFEALARIPDSTSFNNIADLFPFAEKIGQLYPIETLCRRQAINSYPKVGQNQEMLFLNINPQVLVDPGFASGHTRKLLSDQGLAPSDVVLEITERSAIDDFSTFRDALDHYRSQGYLIALDDVGAGYSSLQSVAELHPDFLKVDRSLIVGVNADPIKWALLETFVTFSKRIGCRIIAEGVETEKEMRTVVQLGVDYVQGFFVARPSFERNSINPAVMEILDSKRGLKYVEQNPIISMIEPLPLFNTNTLVNTVETYFREHPHQWLVGITEDSRLVGIIQRDRLFAALGTRYGVPLYLERTVPILMDENPLIVEETTPLEVMSSVAMQRPDAQLYDGIIVANQQKPIGVVSVAKLMKAMTERQIQIARGASPLTGLPGNLSIELEIQQCLDQQLSFGLIYVDLNKFKYYNDLYGFQQGDLVIKMLGEVLLNECYKTAEETFVGHIGGDDFIIISSPSELEKLAVNILTQFEQSCVHFSGAEGLSVALAGLVINTTDRVWTPLLVSERAAQIKKEVKAIEGNSFLLR; translated from the coding sequence ATGTTCAAGTCGGTAGATATAAGCCAACAAAAGTTATACCGTCTACTCAGAGACGAGAAACCAATCTGGGTGTTGTATCTTGATATTGTTAAATTTCATGAGGTGGAATTTCGTTACGGTTACAAAATCTGCCGACAAATCCTAGACGAATTAGAGCGTGAAATTACTCAAACGATTAAACAACAACGCAATATCTACCTGTTCTCTCATTTTGAAAGCAGGGGCGGGGACGACTTCGTAGTTTATTTTGTTCCTGGTAAAAAAATATATTCAGACATAACTGAAGTCATCGAACAATGGGTTCTCCCTTTGGAAGAACGGTTTAACCATAGGATTAGGAAACTGGTTAACGAGAAAATAAGCCTACGTTCTGGCCGAAGTGCCGATTATTTACTATATGCGGCTGTGAAAGAGGCCTTCCTCCTAAACAAATCTGAACCGGATCCCTACTTTTTTGCTCGTCGCGAAGAGATTACCCACCTAATCGAAGAACCTGACACGTACTTGAAAGCCGCTTTTCAACCGATCATTGAAACCCGAAGCGGAGAAGTGTTTGGTTTTGAAGCTTTGGCCCGTATACCAGATTCTACTTCTTTTAACAATATTGCTGACCTTTTTCCATTTGCCGAAAAAATAGGTCAGCTCTATCCAATCGAAACTCTTTGCCGGCGCCAAGCTATAAATTCTTACCCAAAGGTTGGCCAAAACCAGGAAATGCTCTTTCTCAACATAAATCCCCAGGTCCTAGTCGACCCCGGATTTGCCTCCGGTCATACTAGAAAACTGCTTAGTGACCAAGGGTTGGCACCTTCCGATGTTGTGCTAGAAATTACAGAGCGAAGTGCTATAGATGATTTTTCCACATTTCGCGATGCTCTGGATCATTATCGTAGTCAGGGTTACCTTATTGCTTTGGATGACGTAGGGGCCGGCTACTCCTCTTTGCAGTCCGTAGCAGAGCTTCATCCAGACTTCCTTAAAGTAGACCGATCTTTAATTGTCGGAGTGAATGCTGATCCGATCAAATGGGCCTTGCTAGAGACATTTGTCACCTTCTCTAAGCGTATAGGTTGCCGCATCATTGCAGAAGGGGTGGAAACGGAAAAGGAAATGCGCACGGTGGTCCAATTGGGGGTAGATTACGTACAAGGGTTCTTTGTTGCAAGACCCTCTTTTGAACGAAATAGCATTAACCCCGCCGTTATGGAAATCCTGGATTCAAAACGAGGGCTTAAATACGTTGAGCAAAACCCTATTATTTCCATGATAGAGCCCTTACCCCTCTTCAATACCAACACCCTGGTCAATACCGTTGAAACTTACTTCCGTGAGCACCCCCACCAATGGCTGGTGGGGATAACAGAAGACTCCCGTTTAGTCGGTATAATCCAGCGCGACAGGCTATTTGCTGCCCTAGGAACCCGCTATGGGGTTCCCCTTTATTTAGAACGTACTGTTCCCATATTAATGGACGAAAATCCCCTAATAGTGGAAGAAACCACTCCTTTAGAAGTGATGTCCAGCGTAGCTATGCAGCGTCCGGATGCCCAGTTATATGATGGCATTATTGTGGCTAACCAACAAAAGCCAATCGGCGTTGTTTCAGTGGCAAAACTAATGAAAGCGATGACCGAGAGGCAAATCCAAATTGCCCGGGGAGCTAGCCCTTTAACAGGGCTGCCAGGCAACCTAAGCATTGAACTGGAGATCCAACAGTGCCTAGATCAACAATTGTCCTTTGGCCTTATATACGTTGATCTAAATAAATTCAAATACTATAATGACCTTTACGGTTTTCAACAAGGAGACTTAGTCATCAAGATGTTAGGTGAGGTTTTGCTAAATGAATGTTACAAAACTGCTGAAGAAACCTTTGTCGGACACATTGGTGGCGATGATTTTATTATTATTTCTTCACCCTCGGAACTGGAAAAGCTAGCAGTCAACATCCTCACCCAATTTGAACAGTCTTGCGTGCACTTTTCCGGTGCCGAAGGTCTGAGCGTGGCCCTAGCTGGCCTTGTAATAAACACTACAGATAGAGTTTGGACACCCTTACTCGTTTCCGAGCGAGCTGCCCAAATTAAGAAAGAGGTCAAGGCAATAGAAGGCAACTCTTTTTTGTTACGATAG